In one Acidimicrobium ferrooxidans DSM 10331 genomic region, the following are encoded:
- a CDS encoding acetoacetate--CoA ligase: protein MADEARVLWSPPADAWDGPIGAVRARLEARHGSPLATYGALHTASLADLGAFWRDVAAVCGLEGDLGSVDLVGAMPSARFFPEGRLNYSAEARARFVDPAEIVEVRDDGEVRTLRASSFWAEVDRVASWLVAHGVGVGDRVAAILPNRLEAAIALHATATVGAVWTCCSPDFGPRAIVDRFRQVEPTILVCVTSSLWQGRQLDRRAVVEEVLESLPSVTTVVLCDGEPPATEVPVVAFDALEANDPVAPVVVGFNDPLWILYSSGTTGIPKAIVQAHGGIVLEHKKVLALNSGIGEGSRFFWFTTTGWMMWNYLMGGLLVGSTIVLYDGAPQHPDPGRLWRLVDEVRITYFGVSAPYLRACEVAGVRPRDEATLDSLRVVASTGAPLTAAGFRWVYEHVPGNVQLVSGSGGTDVCTAFLGSSPVSPTLEGRISAPALGVDAAAFDDEGREVIGVMGELVIRQPLPSMPVAFWGDDDGERLRAAYFDRYPGIWRHGDWVTFFDDRSAIIHGRSDATLNRGGVRMGTAEFYRVAEGVDGVVEALVVDTSSLDTPGELIVFVHAGDVDGLDDRLRATLRRELSPRHVPDRIVPVPAIPKTLNGKKLEVPVRRLFLGEPLGAVATADAVQHYDALEAIAAVAAAWRRERGLEGSTQSA, encoded by the coding sequence ATGGCCGATGAGGCACGAGTGCTGTGGTCGCCGCCGGCCGACGCATGGGATGGTCCGATCGGTGCCGTGCGGGCACGCCTGGAGGCTCGCCACGGATCGCCGCTTGCGACCTACGGCGCTCTGCACACGGCCAGCCTGGCCGATCTCGGGGCGTTCTGGCGCGACGTCGCCGCCGTGTGCGGTCTCGAGGGTGATCTTGGCTCGGTCGATCTGGTTGGTGCCATGCCGAGCGCACGATTCTTTCCGGAGGGACGGCTCAACTACAGCGCGGAGGCGCGTGCTCGCTTCGTCGACCCTGCCGAGATCGTCGAGGTTCGCGATGACGGCGAGGTACGGACGCTTCGAGCCTCCTCGTTCTGGGCCGAGGTCGATCGCGTCGCAAGCTGGCTCGTCGCTCACGGTGTCGGGGTGGGCGATCGCGTCGCGGCGATCCTGCCGAACCGACTGGAGGCGGCGATCGCCCTGCACGCCACAGCCACGGTGGGTGCGGTCTGGACATGCTGCTCTCCGGACTTTGGCCCGCGGGCGATCGTGGATCGGTTCCGTCAGGTCGAACCGACGATCCTCGTCTGCGTGACGTCGTCACTGTGGCAGGGACGCCAGCTCGATCGACGGGCCGTCGTCGAGGAGGTGCTCGAGTCGCTGCCGTCGGTGACCACCGTCGTGCTCTGCGACGGGGAGCCACCAGCGACAGAGGTGCCGGTCGTGGCCTTCGATGCGCTCGAAGCCAATGACCCCGTCGCCCCGGTCGTCGTTGGCTTCAACGACCCTCTGTGGATCCTCTACTCGTCCGGCACGACCGGTATCCCGAAGGCGATCGTGCAGGCCCACGGTGGCATCGTCCTCGAGCACAAGAAGGTGCTCGCGTTGAACTCCGGCATCGGCGAGGGTTCTCGGTTCTTCTGGTTCACGACGACCGGGTGGATGATGTGGAACTACCTCATGGGCGGTCTGCTCGTGGGGAGCACGATCGTCCTTTACGACGGGGCTCCGCAGCATCCGGATCCTGGCCGTCTCTGGCGGCTCGTCGACGAGGTCCGCATCACGTACTTCGGTGTGTCGGCGCCCTATCTGCGTGCTTGCGAGGTCGCCGGTGTTCGACCTCGCGACGAAGCCACGCTCGACTCCTTGCGGGTCGTGGCCTCGACCGGCGCACCACTCACCGCTGCGGGGTTTCGTTGGGTCTACGAGCACGTGCCGGGGAACGTGCAGCTCGTGTCGGGATCGGGGGGCACGGACGTGTGCACCGCGTTCCTCGGTTCGTCGCCGGTGAGCCCGACGCTCGAAGGACGTATCAGCGCACCCGCGCTCGGGGTGGATGCGGCGGCCTTCGACGACGAGGGACGTGAGGTGATCGGGGTCATGGGCGAACTCGTCATTCGCCAGCCCTTGCCCTCGATGCCGGTTGCGTTCTGGGGCGACGACGACGGCGAGCGGCTGCGTGCGGCCTACTTCGATCGCTACCCGGGGATCTGGCGCCACGGTGACTGGGTGACCTTCTTCGACGATCGGTCGGCCATTATCCATGGTCGCTCCGACGCGACGCTGAACCGGGGCGGGGTCCGCATGGGGACGGCGGAGTTCTATCGCGTCGCGGAAGGTGTCGACGGTGTCGTCGAGGCGCTCGTCGTCGACACCTCATCGCTCGACACACCCGGGGAACTGATCGTGTTCGTGCACGCCGGAGACGTCGACGGACTCGACGATCGGCTGCGTGCCACGCTGCGGCGGGAGCTGTCGCCCCGACACGTGCCCGATCGCATCGTCCCTGTGCCGGCGATCCCGAAGACGTTGAACGGCAAGAAGCTGGAGGTGCCGGTGCGCCGTCTGTTCCTCGGGGAGCCGCTCGGCGCGGTCGCGACTGCCGACGCAGTCCAGCACTACGACGCGCTCGAGGCCATCGCAGCCGTCGCGGCGGCGTGGCGGCGAGAGCGCGGACTTGAGGGATCCACGCAGTCCGCGTAG
- the thiD gene encoding bifunctional hydroxymethylpyrimidine kinase/phosphomethylpyrimidine kinase: MTPTPAVALTIAGSDSGGGAGIQADLVTFAAFEVHGTSAITAVTAQNTVGVSAVVTIDPDVIEAQVRSVTDDFMVRATKTGMLATAPIVERVAALAASGILGPLVVDPVMVSTTGATLLDADAVQAVRDALLPSAALVTPNRAEAELLTGIAITSIEAQRAAAQRLVELGARAALVKGGHLDGPDAIDILFDGRNVVELRAPRVWTRNDHGTGCTLSAAICACLARGLTLPRAVEEAKAYVTRGLADGADWGLGTGRGPFSHFAKGRPAVVA; encoded by the coding sequence ATGACCCCTACCCCCGCCGTGGCACTCACCATCGCTGGCTCCGACTCTGGCGGCGGAGCCGGGATCCAAGCCGACCTCGTGACCTTTGCCGCGTTCGAGGTCCACGGGACGAGCGCCATTACCGCCGTCACCGCACAGAACACCGTCGGCGTCTCCGCGGTCGTCACCATCGACCCCGACGTCATCGAGGCGCAAGTCCGATCCGTGACCGACGACTTCATGGTGCGTGCAACGAAGACCGGCATGCTCGCCACCGCGCCGATCGTCGAGCGCGTCGCCGCGCTCGCTGCCTCCGGTATCCTCGGTCCTCTCGTCGTCGACCCCGTGATGGTCTCGACGACCGGCGCGACCCTGCTCGATGCTGACGCCGTGCAGGCTGTGCGTGACGCCCTCCTCCCGAGTGCCGCGCTCGTCACACCCAACCGTGCCGAAGCGGAACTGCTCACGGGCATAGCCATCACGAGCATCGAGGCCCAGCGTGCTGCTGCGCAGCGGCTGGTCGAACTCGGCGCTCGCGCCGCGCTCGTCAAGGGCGGCCACCTCGACGGACCCGATGCGATCGACATCTTGTTCGACGGCCGCAACGTCGTGGAACTGCGCGCACCACGAGTATGGACGCGCAACGACCACGGCACCGGCTGCACGCTCTCGGCTGCGATCTGCGCGTGCCTCGCGCGCGGGCTCACGCTCCCCCGCGCCGTCGAGGAGGCGAAGGCCTACGTGACTCGCGGTCTCGCCGACGGCGCCGACTGGGGCCTCGGAACTGGACGCGGGCCTTTCAGCCATTTCGCCAAGGGCCGCCCAGCGGTCGTGGCCTGA
- a CDS encoding long-chain fatty acid--CoA ligase — protein MNSTMQHGTLGVRQMFEYGATEFPDAHVHTYLGPGWVASFTFGEVAARTHRLAHALAGLGVGVGDRVATFSFNHHPHLEAYFAVPSMGAVVHTLNLRLFPDQLRFVVADAEDLVIIADNLVLGMLQAVLPEATSVRHLVIVGPVLDPGVLEAIKRARPDLAVHDYEALLEAQPPDPYPWPELDETAAAMMCYTSGTTGNPKGVVYSHRSIYLHAEMSRPLYGRRAMDLLHPAADTAIIIVPMFHAAAWGAPYTCWVSGADMVMPTRFLQPAPLVEMIERFRPTMASGVPTIWNELLRYLEDHPADLSSFRSITSGGSATPRALIEAYLERYGVALISGWGMTETSPICTLALPPAGTPRDRLADYFATAGKPVPGVELRVVGEDGTALPRDGVALGEIEVRGPWITAGYYHLDDAERFHDGWLRTGDMGTIDPEGYLRISDRTKDVIKSGGEWISSIELENQLMAHPAVAEAAVIGIPDEKWVERPLALVVLREGATVTTDELRAFLASRVAKWWLPERFAFVDEIPKTSVGKFDKKVLRQRFTEGQLIVVT, from the coding sequence GTGAACTCGACCATGCAGCATGGGACGCTCGGCGTACGTCAGATGTTCGAGTACGGCGCGACCGAGTTCCCTGATGCGCACGTCCACACCTACCTCGGCCCTGGCTGGGTGGCATCGTTCACGTTCGGCGAGGTCGCGGCCCGTACGCACCGTCTCGCGCACGCCCTCGCCGGTCTCGGGGTGGGTGTCGGCGATCGTGTCGCGACGTTCTCGTTCAACCATCACCCGCACCTCGAGGCCTACTTCGCGGTCCCGTCCATGGGGGCCGTCGTCCACACGCTCAACCTGCGTCTCTTCCCCGATCAGCTGCGCTTCGTGGTGGCCGACGCCGAGGACCTCGTGATCATCGCGGACAACCTCGTGCTCGGCATGCTCCAGGCGGTGCTCCCGGAGGCCACCAGCGTTCGCCATCTCGTGATCGTCGGACCTGTGCTCGATCCGGGGGTGCTCGAGGCCATCAAGCGGGCTCGCCCCGACCTCGCCGTCCACGACTACGAGGCGTTGCTCGAGGCCCAGCCGCCCGATCCCTATCCGTGGCCGGAGCTCGACGAGACCGCCGCCGCGATGATGTGCTACACCTCGGGCACCACCGGCAATCCGAAGGGCGTCGTCTACTCGCACCGGTCCATCTACCTCCATGCGGAGATGTCACGACCGCTCTACGGACGGCGCGCCATGGACCTCCTCCACCCGGCCGCGGACACCGCGATCATCATCGTGCCGATGTTCCACGCGGCGGCGTGGGGCGCACCCTACACGTGCTGGGTCAGTGGCGCGGACATGGTCATGCCGACGCGCTTCCTCCAGCCCGCGCCGCTCGTCGAGATGATCGAGCGGTTCCGCCCGACGATGGCCTCCGGCGTGCCCACGATCTGGAACGAGTTGTTGCGCTACCTCGAGGACCATCCGGCAGATCTGTCGAGCTTTCGATCGATCACCTCTGGAGGATCCGCGACGCCGCGGGCGCTCATCGAGGCCTACCTGGAGCGTTACGGCGTGGCGCTCATCTCTGGATGGGGTATGACCGAGACCTCGCCGATCTGCACGCTCGCCTTGCCGCCCGCGGGGACGCCCCGCGATCGCTTGGCGGACTACTTCGCGACCGCGGGCAAACCCGTGCCCGGCGTGGAACTTCGTGTGGTCGGCGAGGACGGTACCGCTCTCCCGCGTGACGGGGTCGCGCTCGGCGAGATCGAGGTGCGTGGCCCGTGGATCACGGCTGGTTACTATCACCTCGACGATGCGGAGCGCTTCCACGACGGATGGCTGCGCACGGGGGACATGGGAACCATCGACCCCGAGGGCTACCTGCGCATCTCCGATCGCACCAAGGACGTCATCAAGTCGGGCGGGGAGTGGATCAGCTCCATCGAGCTCGAGAACCAGCTCATGGCGCATCCTGCCGTCGCCGAGGCCGCCGTTATCGGCATCCCCGACGAGAAGTGGGTGGAGCGCCCGCTCGCGCTCGTGGTGCTGCGCGAGGGCGCGACGGTGACGACCGACGAGCTGCGAGCGTTCCTCGCGAGCCGAGTTGCGAAGTGGTGGCTGCCGGAACGGTTCGCGTTCGTGGACGAGATTCCGAAGACCTCGGTCGGCAAGTTCGACAAGAAGGTGCTCCGCCAGCGTTTCACCGAGGGGCAGCTCATCGTCGTCACCTAG
- the thiO gene encoding glycine oxidase ThiO, with protein MDRVVVVGAGIAGMTIAVELARRGARVQVIADPSRSPTTPVAAGMLAPAAETDFGEDLLVRLEQDARTAWEALAATLERNGDTDVLFEVRGSLVAAQTPGDLDHLRRMVDLQRRFGMTASLLGARDLVDLEPALSSHLAGGALLPDDAQVDNRRALAAYDTWAAKLGIERIEAAVRAVHPDAVELADTSRLQADTVVVAAGSWLRDLVEVALQPVRGVTIRGTLPVGLAPRHCLRGELRGRRVYIVPRASHEIVIGATSDEAPLTDRDPRARDLLDLLDDARTLAPAMGELAVTDVSVGFRPATPDNLPIVGRGDDGVWVHGGHYRHGILLAPFTATLLADAIVGDGVDPRLAALSPTRLRSRA; from the coding sequence ATGGATCGAGTGGTGGTGGTCGGCGCCGGGATCGCCGGCATGACGATCGCCGTCGAGCTTGCGCGCCGTGGCGCTCGGGTCCAGGTGATCGCCGATCCCTCGCGATCGCCGACGACGCCCGTCGCAGCGGGCATGCTCGCCCCGGCCGCCGAGACCGACTTCGGCGAGGACCTGCTCGTACGGCTCGAGCAGGACGCGCGCACCGCGTGGGAAGCTCTTGCCGCAACGTTGGAGCGCAACGGCGACACCGACGTGCTCTTCGAGGTCCGTGGGTCCCTGGTCGCGGCCCAGACCCCAGGTGACCTCGATCACCTTCGGCGCATGGTCGATCTCCAGCGTCGCTTCGGCATGACCGCATCCCTCCTCGGCGCGCGTGACTTGGTCGACCTCGAGCCTGCGCTCTCGAGCCACCTCGCTGGGGGCGCGCTGCTCCCCGACGACGCCCAAGTCGACAACCGCCGAGCGCTCGCGGCCTACGACACCTGGGCAGCCAAGCTCGGTATCGAGCGCATCGAAGCCGCGGTTCGTGCGGTGCATCCCGACGCCGTCGAGCTTGCCGACACCTCACGCCTCCAAGCCGACACGGTCGTCGTTGCAGCCGGATCGTGGCTCCGCGACCTCGTCGAGGTCGCACTCCAGCCGGTTCGCGGCGTCACCATTCGGGGCACGCTCCCCGTTGGCCTCGCCCCCCGTCACTGTCTCCGAGGAGAGCTCCGCGGCCGCAGGGTTTACATCGTCCCACGCGCGTCACACGAGATCGTCATCGGGGCCACATCGGACGAAGCGCCCCTCACCGACCGCGACCCCCGAGCTCGCGATCTGCTCGATCTCCTCGACGACGCGCGCACGCTCGCACCGGCCATGGGCGAGCTCGCGGTCACCGACGTGTCGGTCGGCTTTCGCCCCGCGACGCCCGACAACCTCCCGATCGTGGGGCGCGGAGACGACGGCGTCTGGGTCCACGGCGGCCACTACCGTCACGGCATCCTCCTCGCGCCGTTCACGGCGACTCTGCTTGCGGACGCCATCGTCGGCGATGGTGTCGATCCGAGGCTCGCAGCCCTCTCCCCGACTCGGCTCAGGTCGCGCGCATGA
- a CDS encoding EAL domain-containing protein encodes MEPNVATSGAPHERTATAVVRRSIAGPPDRELVAALAALADAIEAIDSSTNPALVDAATRIGARLDYLGHRPSTLVALLAALAESLGRHTTADTAVMRALAIATDALFARRERELVRLSMLATRDPLTGLPNRRAFADALQRSWARAKRTGERVTVIALDLDDFKHVNDTYGHRRGDEVMAELAHRLAKAVRATDVVARTGGDEFGLVLDPTGEEAAVEPVLARLERELQRPLATLDGGRLLASAGIASSDALTMEADALLDAADQALYVAKHARPVENEVLRISYWQRTGTPTTGHRLAPPHPSEGISVVYQPIIDLATGRTVRAEALARTDASSAVHSVESLLQAATRAEHARLHRHIVALVLGDLAALGPDARVSVNVDAGVLDDQVLTTTLLHGLDQLAPGQLRIEITERDILLTAHGDVVRRLREHGATISLDDFGTGFASLSRLLTIPVDEIKLDRSVAADRQMGSVASAVLAIAVALGRALDIDLVVEGADSIERAAQFRAIGVPLAQGFAIGEPTASLRQALDTTIDLDTLDRSLVSRDVADARASMWEQAIACLLTAEPDGDLTTCVIAADLDEPRRRAHLEHHRIIAEILGRAGVIDLRRGAERVPSPSSARRGPS; translated from the coding sequence ATGGAACCCAACGTCGCCACCTCTGGGGCACCGCACGAGCGGACCGCAACCGCGGTGGTGCGTCGGAGCATCGCCGGCCCGCCTGATCGCGAACTCGTTGCGGCGCTGGCGGCGCTCGCAGACGCGATCGAGGCCATCGACTCTTCCACCAACCCGGCGCTCGTCGACGCCGCGACCCGCATCGGTGCTCGCCTCGACTACCTCGGTCATCGGCCGAGCACCCTCGTGGCCCTCCTCGCCGCACTGGCGGAGAGCCTTGGTCGTCACACCACGGCCGACACCGCGGTGATGCGAGCCCTCGCGATCGCGACGGATGCCCTCTTCGCACGCCGGGAGCGCGAACTCGTTCGTCTCTCCATGCTCGCAACCCGCGATCCCCTGACGGGGCTCCCGAATCGTCGAGCGTTCGCAGACGCCCTCCAGCGATCGTGGGCACGCGCGAAGCGTACGGGTGAGCGCGTCACCGTCATCGCCCTCGACCTCGACGACTTCAAGCACGTCAACGACACGTACGGACACCGCCGTGGGGATGAGGTCATGGCCGAGTTGGCCCACCGCCTCGCCAAGGCCGTCCGCGCCACCGACGTGGTCGCTCGCACCGGCGGGGACGAGTTCGGCCTCGTCCTCGACCCCACGGGTGAGGAGGCCGCGGTCGAACCGGTGCTGGCACGCCTCGAGCGCGAGCTCCAGCGCCCACTCGCAACCCTCGACGGTGGCCGTCTCCTCGCCTCGGCGGGCATCGCCTCGAGCGATGCTCTCACCATGGAGGCCGATGCGCTCCTCGACGCTGCCGACCAGGCCCTCTACGTCGCCAAGCATGCTCGCCCGGTCGAGAACGAGGTGCTGCGCATCTCCTACTGGCAACGAACGGGCACACCCACGACAGGGCACAGGCTCGCCCCCCCACACCCCTCCGAAGGCATCTCGGTCGTGTATCAACCCATCATCGATCTCGCCACAGGGCGGACCGTTCGCGCCGAAGCGCTCGCCCGGACCGACGCCTCGTCGGCCGTGCACTCCGTGGAGTCGCTGCTCCAGGCCGCGACGCGAGCCGAGCACGCACGCTTGCATCGCCACATCGTGGCACTCGTCCTCGGTGACCTCGCCGCCCTGGGACCCGATGCACGGGTCAGCGTCAACGTGGACGCGGGCGTCCTCGACGATCAGGTGCTCACGACCACGCTGCTCCACGGACTCGACCAGCTCGCACCTGGGCAACTGCGCATCGAGATCACCGAGCGCGACATCTTGCTCACTGCTCATGGAGACGTCGTTCGGCGCCTCCGCGAGCACGGTGCGACCATCTCGCTCGACGACTTCGGGACCGGCTTTGCGAGTCTGTCGCGCCTGCTCACCATCCCCGTGGACGAGATCAAGCTCGACCGCAGCGTCGCCGCTGATCGGCAGATGGGATCGGTGGCGAGCGCCGTGCTCGCGATCGCGGTGGCACTCGGACGCGCTCTCGACATCGACCTCGTCGTCGAGGGTGCCGACAGCATCGAGCGTGCCGCGCAGTTCCGCGCGATCGGCGTGCCGCTCGCGCAGGGATTCGCGATCGGCGAGCCGACCGCGTCGCTCCGCCAGGCACTCGACACCACCATCGATCTCGACACGCTCGATCGATCCCTCGTCTCGCGGGACGTCGCCGATGCGCGGGCGAGCATGTGGGAGCAGGCGATCGCATGCTTGCTCACCGCCGAGCCCGATGGCGACCTCACCACCTGTGTCATCGCCGCCGACCTCGACGAGCCCAGACGGCGAGCACACCTGGAGCACCACCGCATCATCGCAGAGATCCTGGGCCGCGCGGGCGTCATCGACCTGCGCCGCGGTGCCGAACGCGTCCCATCGCCATCGTCAGCGCGGCGAGGACCCTCGTAG
- a CDS encoding thiazole synthase translates to MTVTIGRLTLASPLILGTGGARRLDDIEAAVVASGASVATVAIRRYQPGASSVYDVLARHHVTPLPNTAGAHSAHEAIVLAELAREALGVDWVKLEVVIDDRTLLPDPLELVRATEALSTRGFDVLAYTNDDPATARLVERAGAVAVMPLASPIGSGLGIQNPRNLEAIVADAGVPVVVDAGIGAPSDAALALELGADAVLVASAIMRAEDPAVMARAIALAVEAGALARRAGRIPAQPLAVASSPVEGLPNVSL, encoded by the coding sequence GTGACGGTCACCATCGGACGGCTCACGCTCGCCTCGCCCCTCATCCTCGGCACCGGTGGCGCACGTCGCCTCGACGATATCGAGGCCGCAGTCGTCGCATCAGGCGCCAGCGTGGCCACCGTCGCGATCCGCCGCTACCAGCCGGGGGCGAGCTCGGTCTACGACGTGCTCGCCCGCCATCACGTCACCCCACTCCCCAACACCGCCGGGGCGCACTCGGCGCACGAGGCCATCGTGCTCGCCGAGCTCGCACGCGAAGCCCTGGGTGTCGACTGGGTCAAGCTCGAAGTCGTGATCGACGACCGGACCTTGCTCCCCGACCCGTTGGAGCTGGTACGAGCCACGGAGGCGCTGAGCACGCGGGGCTTCGACGTGCTGGCCTACACGAACGACGACCCGGCCACGGCACGACTCGTCGAACGCGCCGGCGCGGTCGCGGTCATGCCGCTCGCGAGTCCGATCGGATCCGGTCTTGGCATCCAGAACCCTCGCAACCTCGAGGCCATCGTGGCCGACGCTGGTGTCCCCGTCGTCGTCGACGCCGGCATCGGGGCTCCCTCCGACGCCGCGCTCGCGCTCGAGCTGGGCGCCGATGCTGTCCTCGTAGCCTCGGCGATCATGCGCGCCGAGGACCCTGCGGTGATGGCACGAGCCATCGCGCTCGCAGTCGAAGCGGGCGCACTCGCCAGGCGGGCCGGACGCATACCGGCTCAACCCCTCGCGGTCGCGTCCTCGCCCGTCGAGGGCCTGCCCAACGTCTCGCTCTAG
- a CDS encoding prephenate dehydrogenase gives MAEFGRPSVGIVGLGHIGASLALRLGRRGPLAVIDEDPEAVAWVRERTSATVGWDAVSAAEIVVVATPTPVVGDVLCALGERGARGLVLDVASVKRPVVDAAPAGLRHLSVHPMAGREGHGAASADPSIWDGASWAFVLHGSESDDDVATALEFVFGDAGAGAVVALDATAHDETLAVVSHLPHLLAAAMGRVLVADSGHPAAWWLGSGSLRDATRVARSDGARVAEMVVPNRDALTSAASVFRAELERLVADLEAPARLRADLDEAWVGASRVVADVVATETVEVRSDLARALLAVSEAGEAVIGFVAPRTVALARRATPTTS, from the coding sequence ATGGCTGAGTTCGGGCGTCCGAGCGTTGGGATCGTGGGGCTCGGCCACATCGGTGCCTCCCTCGCCCTCCGGCTCGGTCGCCGTGGCCCACTCGCGGTGATCGACGAGGATCCCGAGGCGGTCGCTTGGGTTCGCGAACGCACCTCGGCGACGGTCGGCTGGGACGCCGTCTCGGCAGCCGAGATCGTGGTCGTCGCGACGCCGACACCGGTGGTCGGGGATGTGCTCTGCGCGCTCGGAGAGCGGGGGGCGCGAGGTCTGGTGCTCGACGTCGCCTCGGTGAAGCGCCCCGTCGTCGACGCTGCACCGGCTGGCCTACGCCATCTCAGCGTCCATCCCATGGCCGGACGAGAGGGCCATGGCGCCGCATCGGCGGATCCATCGATCTGGGACGGTGCGTCGTGGGCCTTCGTCCTTCATGGGAGCGAGTCCGACGACGATGTCGCGACCGCGCTCGAGTTCGTCTTCGGCGACGCGGGCGCGGGTGCGGTGGTCGCACTCGATGCCACGGCGCACGACGAGACGCTGGCCGTGGTGTCTCATCTGCCCCACCTCCTCGCCGCTGCGATGGGTCGCGTGCTGGTCGCTGACAGCGGACACCCAGCAGCCTGGTGGCTCGGTTCGGGGTCGCTCCGGGACGCAACCCGCGTAGCGCGGAGCGATGGGGCTCGTGTCGCAGAGATGGTGGTGCCCAATCGCGATGCACTCACGTCGGCCGCCTCGGTGTTTCGCGCAGAGCTCGAGCGCTTGGTCGCCGACCTCGAGGCGCCGGCGCGGCTTCGCGCCGACCTTGACGAAGCGTGGGTGGGGGCCTCGCGCGTGGTGGCAGACGTCGTCGCAACCGAGACGGTCGAGGTGCGCTCCGATCTTGCACGGGCGCTGCTTGCGGTCAGCGAGGCTGGTGAGGCTGTGATCGGGTTCGTGGCTCCGAGGACCGTCGCGCTCGCTCGGCGCGCGACCCCCACCACGAGCTGA
- the thiS gene encoding sulfur carrier protein ThiS encodes MTTLVINGSTRTVEATTLAELARELELPSRGVAIARNEEIAPRSTWDAVALRDGDRIELVTAVQGGAS; translated from the coding sequence ATGACCACCCTCGTCATCAACGGTTCCACTCGAACGGTCGAGGCGACCACCCTCGCAGAACTCGCTCGCGAGCTCGAGCTCCCGAGCCGTGGCGTCGCCATCGCACGCAACGAGGAGATCGCGCCGCGCAGCACCTGGGATGCGGTCGCCCTTCGTGACGGCGACCGCATCGAACTCGTCACCGCCGTACAAGGAGGAGCGTCGTGA
- a CDS encoding TIGR04053 family radical SAM/SPASM domain-containing protein, with amino-acid sequence MLLSTHAAQVVAETRPTPRLVLWETTQACPLACVHCRANAISTPDPDELTTAEGFALIDDLAAVAGPRPVIVFTGGDPLSRPDLLDLIAHAAARGLHVAVSPAVSERITPATLTALYDAGARAISISLDGLGRNHDATRRVPGHALRTLEALTMARSVGLRVQVNTTVMRTTVNDLPAVAEAMLARNITTWEVFFLVPTGRASTELALTAHEHEDVARFLYETTGYGFIVRTVEGPFYRRVADAIATSNDAALAPIGELGERLIAELHRRLGDPGPRRRPSPHPVRDGDGVIFVSRTGEVYASGFLPVRLGSVRERSLLDIYASDPLLDAIRQAALPGRCGQCDWAKACGGSRARAWAITGDPLADDPACALVSA; translated from the coding sequence ATGCTGCTCTCAACCCACGCCGCGCAGGTGGTCGCCGAGACTCGACCCACGCCGAGGCTCGTGCTCTGGGAGACGACTCAGGCGTGTCCGTTGGCCTGCGTGCACTGTCGCGCCAACGCCATCAGCACGCCCGATCCCGACGAGCTCACGACCGCCGAGGGGTTCGCCCTCATCGACGATCTCGCAGCTGTTGCCGGCCCACGTCCGGTCATCGTCTTCACCGGCGGCGATCCCCTGAGCCGACCCGATCTCCTCGACCTGATCGCCCACGCCGCAGCTCGAGGTCTCCACGTCGCCGTCTCGCCCGCCGTGAGCGAGCGCATCACGCCTGCCACGCTGACCGCACTCTACGACGCCGGGGCGCGCGCGATCTCGATCTCCCTCGACGGACTCGGCAGGAACCACGACGCAACTCGCCGCGTTCCCGGTCACGCGCTGCGCACCCTCGAAGCGCTCACCATGGCACGCTCGGTCGGTCTTCGTGTGCAGGTCAATACCACGGTCATGCGCACCACCGTCAATGACCTCCCCGCGGTCGCCGAGGCCATGCTCGCGCGCAACATCACAACCTGGGAGGTCTTCTTCCTCGTGCCGACCGGCCGCGCGAGCACCGAGCTCGCCCTCACCGCCCACGAGCACGAGGACGTCGCGCGCTTCCTCTACGAAACCACCGGCTACGGCTTCATCGTCCGCACGGTCGAAGGACCGTTCTACCGCCGTGTCGCCGACGCCATTGCAACCAGCAACGACGCAGCCCTCGCCCCCATCGGCGAGCTCGGCGAGCGGCTGATCGCCGAGCTCCATCGCCGCCTCGGCGATCCTGGCCCTCGTCGCCGTCCGTCACCGCACCCGGTGCGCGACGGTGATGGCGTCATCTTCGTCTCACGTACCGGCGAGGTCTACGCCTCAGGCTTTCTCCCCGTTCGACTCGGATCCGTCCGCGAGCGCAGCCTCCTCGACATCTACGCCTCGGACCCGTTGCTCGACGCCATCCGCCAGGCCGCACTCCCCGGCCGCTGTGGCCAGTGCGACTGGGCCAAGGCCTGCGGCGGCTCCCGTGCTCGCGCCTGGGCGATCACCGGCGATCCGCTCGCCGACGACCCCGCGTGCGCGCTCGTGAGCGCCTGA